From the genome of Nicotiana sylvestris chromosome 2, ASM39365v2, whole genome shotgun sequence, one region includes:
- the LOC104218086 gene encoding uncharacterized protein, translating to MSKLCLPRSCTTSTRPQILSLFMSYFFHFFSFIFSHPLYFLYFIFFSPYLIKLLSFLSPLFITTTLLLLALLTISPTLILHNNSTSTKFFESGLKSQRDDETDKLEECEAYKIVFGSSTIDVKENSVEFLDYISAEESETTPFLDSSCHDKDESLEENSAEMESTKHVIEEKTLENFFGEVDEFENTTWSQNVEVKKVEKNIEKQKEEVLVKNVHSKGLSENLDNVGISYGSMRKEKEWKRTLACKLFEERHNASYSNSEGMDLLWESHEMDTKKNKGKRENSLKKKGELKGYKKQYDEVEEEMDEQLCCLQALKFSAGKMNLGMGKPNFVKISKAFRGFGWLHHVNKNKKVHCGDGL from the coding sequence ATGTCTAAGTTGTGCTTGCCAAGAAGTTGTACTACTTCAACTAGGCCTCAAATTTTGagtcttttcatgtcatactttttccacttcttttctttcattttctctcACCCTCTCTACTTCTTATACTTCATTTTCTTCTCACCTTACCTTATTAAACTCCTCTCTTTCCTCTCTCCTCTCTTCATTACAACTACCCTTTTGCTTCTTGCCCTTCTTACTATCTCTCCAACTCTCATCCTTCACAACAACTCTACTTCCACAAAGTTCTTTGAATCAGGATTAAAATCACAAAGAGATGATGAAACTGACAAGTTGGAGGAATGTGAAGCTTACAAGATCGTGTTTGGCTCGTCGACAATTGATGTTAAAGAAAACTCTGTTGAATTTTTGGACTATATATCAGCTGAGGAAAGTGAAACCACCCCTTTTCTTGATTCTTCATGTCATGACAAAGATGAGTCTTTAGAAGAAAATTCAGCTGAAATGGAGAGTACTAAGCATGTCATAGAGGAGAAGACATTGGAAAATTTCTTCGGAGAAGTAGATGAGTTTGAAAACACAACTTGGAGTCAGAATGTGGAAGTGAaaaaagttgaaaaaaatattgaaaaacaAAAGGAGGAGGTACTAGTGAAAAATGTCCATTCTAAGGGACTTAGTGAAAATCTTGATAATGTGGGAATTAGTTATGGATCAATGAGGAAAGAAAAAGAGTGGAAAAGGACATTAGCATGCAAACTTTTTGAGGAAAGACACAATGCTAGTTATAGCAATAGTGAAGGAATGGATTTATTGTGGGAATCACATGAAATGGACACCAAAAAGAACAAGGgaaaaagggaaaatagtttgaaaaagaaaggagaattgAAGGGATATAAAAAACAATATGATGAggttgaagaagaaatggatgaaCAGTTGTGTTGTTTACAGGCATTAAAGTTTTCAGCTGGAAAGATGAATTTGGGCATGGGAAAGCCTAATTTTGTCAAGATTTCTAAGGCATTTAGAGGATTTGGATGGCTACATCATGTAAACAAGAACAAGAAGGTGCACTGTGGAGATGGCTTGTAA